The Vicia villosa cultivar HV-30 ecotype Madison, WI unplaced genomic scaffold, Vvil1.0 ctg.000441F_1_1, whole genome shotgun sequence genome includes a window with the following:
- the LOC131628301 gene encoding uncharacterized protein LOC131628301, translated as MDKGGWTVVHNKNVRRTNNGGSYWNARRGKEAIGNEEVSNFFITKFNEDLSARDLFENFKDYGLVMEVAIPAKRNKQGMRYGFVRFRKVENERDLAIKLDNIFIRGRKLYANIPRFNRDKRLAAKDHRSGVDTKRTATGINKGVEQRKGLKENYLPRTENSYANVVRGRVVEGQGRKHMLQGKVKDKEKDTIGWCDKVKLPRFAHLQFNMQEDEMKRFEKAFVGVVEKAGMTYNIQKALHTEGYFNIKATPLGANLCLLEEQEEGEIKTMIEKDRVWIEQWFSDIHPWSPQDVDNERVTWMRCYGLPCHAWNPKVYAFISSTVGAYVCADNETRNHKRLDVARFLIRTKYSLVLNETINIEINEHVYRIKLVEDMHGPKRITISDDTTQEDSSDDLDSEEEDEEGSAWSEDEEIECAEGENHGEKEVSMSNQSVAGSGSKEKGTAEAADMSLVADTFERKEDYGSTQILEAEKVLQKSSEKGNINGDGSESNKAKESTMVVKKGCGASEERKEGLDNTEVMGQENSDAISSTQEGLIGLSKPLRPNRKKALVDIYESLKIPYAPSYFTTLLQSQVQPNLKQTTSKNQMQKVGPVRINVDQNNSGVSGDSITDSGVQFGNKRLWKTIESVPKKVWNTIKDLGIEGDEDDEVFETIIREMEENNRRGAAGKKERDMVLK; from the coding sequence ATGGACAAGGGTGGATGGACTGTTGTCCATAACAAAAACGTGAGGAGAACAAATAATGGTGGATCTTACTGGAATGCGAGGAGAGGAAAAGAGGCTATAGGTAATGAAGAGGTGTCTAACTTCTTCATCACAAAATTTAATGAGGACTTGAGCGCAAGGGATCTTTTCGAGAACTTTAAAGATTATGGGCTTGTCATGGAGGTGGCAATACCggcaaaaagaaacaaacaaggAATGAGGTATGGATTTGTCAGATTTAGGAAGGTAGAAAATGAAAGAGATTTGGCAATCAAGCTGGATAACATCTTCATCAGAGGAAGAAAACTGTATGCAAACATTCCTAGGTTTAACAGAGACAAAAGACTCGCTGCAAAGGACCACAGGAGTGGGGTGGACACTAAGAGGACAGCAACAGGAATAAACAAAGGTGTAGAACAGCGTAAAGGACTGAAGGAGAACTATCTACCAAGAACTGAAAACTCTTATGCAAATGTGGTGAGAGGTAGAGTGGTGGAGGGTCAAGGAAGGAAGCATATGTTACAGGGTAAGGTTAAGGATAAGGAAAAAGACACAATAGGTTGGTGTGACAAGGTAAAACTGCCGAGATTTGCACATCTCCAATTTAACATGCAAGAAGATGAaatgaaaagatttgaaaaagcATTTGTTGGGGTGGTGGAAAAGGCGGGTATGACGTATAACATCCAAAAGGCTCTTCATACAGAAGGTTATTTCAATATTAAAGCCACGCCTTTGGGAGCTAATCTCTGTCTATTGGAGGAACAGGAGGAGGGAGAGATTAAAACAATGATTGAGAAAGATAGGGTTTGGATAGAACAGTGGTTCTCAGACATTCATCCATGGTCACCACAAGATGTCGATAATGAACGTGTTACATGGATGAGATGCTACGGATTACCGTGTCATGCTTGGAACCCAAAGGTCTATGCTTTCATCTCAAGCACGGTGGGCGCCTATGTTTGTGCAGATAACGAAACAAGAAACCATAAAAGGCTGGATGTTGCACGATTTCTGATTCGAACCAAATACTCCCTTGTGTTGAACGAAACCATTAACATAGAGATTAATGAACATGTTTATAGAATTAAGTTGGTAGAAGACATGCATGGCCCAAAACGTATTACAATCTCTGATGATACCACCCAAGAGGACTCATCTGATGACCTAGATTCTGAGGAAGAAGACGAAGAGGGTAGCGCGTGGAGTGAAGACGAAGAGATTGAGTGTGCGGAGGGCGAAAATCATGGGGAAAAGGAAGTTTCTATGTCAAATCAATCAGTAGCAGGTAGTGGTAGCAAGGAAAAAGGCACAGCGGAAGCGGCGGATATGAGTTTGGTTGCAGATACTTTTGAGAGAAAGGAAGATTATGGGAGTACCCAGATATTGGAGGCAGAAAAGGTACTCCAAAAGTCATCGGAAAAAGGAAATATTAATGGTGATGGGAGTGAAAGTAACAAGGCAAAAGAGTCAACGATGGTTGTAAAAAAGGGGTGTGGGGCCAGCGAGGAAAGGAAAGAGGGGTTGGACAATACAGAAGTCATGGGCCAAGAAAATTCTGATGCTATCTCTAGCACTCAGGAGGGCCTTATTGGGCTGTCAAAACCTTTAAGGCCCAACAGGAAAAAGGCTTTGGTTGACATTTACGAATCACTGAAAATACCATATGCTCCTTCCTATTTCACTACGTTGCTACAATCCCAAGTTCAACCTAATTTGAAACAAACTACCTCAAAAAATCAAATGCAAAAGGTTGGGCCGGTGAGGATTAATGTTGATCAAAACAACTCAGGGGTTTCAGGGGATTCAATAACAGACTCTGGGGTTCAATTTGGGAAtaagagattatggaagacaaTTGAAAGTGTGCCAAAGAAGGTGTGGAACACAATAAAGGATCTGGggattgaaggtgatgaagatgatgaggtttTTGAAACAATCATTCGAGAAATGGAGGAAAACAACAGAAGAGGTGCAGCAGGAAAGAAGGAGAGAGATATGGTGCTTAAATGA